The proteins below are encoded in one region of Silene latifolia isolate original U9 population chromosome 2, ASM4854445v1, whole genome shotgun sequence:
- the LOC141641751 gene encoding glycine-rich domain-containing protein 2-like encodes MEKEQAREWAEAQAITFSVDLVEAAKIHLKFLDVVDQHPYLYEDHALKRAVYRYNAFWLPLLAKHLENPVVDGEPLVVPLDCEWIWHCHRLNPLRYIRDCETIYGRLLGNQNVISSVQATTTKSKTEEIWNRMYPMEPYELDMTKPFSEDDLQKCSENAKFTSYDLIAAVKRQMSFTYQVPKIV; translated from the exons ATGGAAAAAGAGCAAGCCAGAGAGTGGGCAGAAGCACAAGCAATAACATTTAGTGTTGATCTTGTCGAGGCTGCGAAAATACACTTGAAATTTCTTGATGTTGTTGATCAGCATCCCTATCTCTATGAAGATCATGCTTTAAAAAGGGCTGTCTACAG GTACAATGCCTTTTGGCTTCCTTTGCTTGCCAAACATTTGGAGAACCCTGTTGTTGACGGAGAACCATTGGTTGTTCCTCTTGATTGTGAATGGATATGGCATTGCCATAGGCTAAACCCG TTGAGGTATATACGTGACTGTGAGACGATTTATGGAAGACTTCTTGGCAATCAGAACGTCATATCGTCTGttcaagcaacaacaacaaagagCAAAACTGAGGAGATATGGAACAGAATGTATCCCATGGAACCCTATGAGCTtgacatgaccaaacctttttcGGAGGATGACCTGCAAAAATGTTCTGAAAACGCGAAATTTACCAGTTATGATCTGATTGCTGCTGTTAAAAGACAAATGTCATTCACATATCAGGTACCGAAAATTGTATGA